Proteins found in one Nocardia brasiliensis ATCC 700358 genomic segment:
- a CDS encoding DUF308 domain-containing protein, giving the protein MPEDELQGRADPLAGTARQAILVSGACSMILGVVIAVWPHKTLPTAELLLGAYLLVNAGLQVIIAFSARMAPALRVLVFVSGLISTLLAVLCFSGGNSALLLSFWVGLAWSVRGICHATVAVWAPELRGSGRQEVFGLFTLLLGLVVGVLPFDSLDVLGLVVGLLLIVIATMEVLSVAAVRQGVLDLSGLSRPRAVRLDP; this is encoded by the coding sequence ATGCCCGAAGACGAGCTTCAAGGGCGTGCGGACCCACTGGCCGGGACAGCCCGGCAGGCGATCCTGGTGTCCGGTGCCTGCTCGATGATCTTGGGTGTGGTCATAGCGGTATGGCCACACAAGACGCTGCCGACCGCGGAACTGCTGCTCGGCGCGTATCTGCTGGTCAATGCCGGGTTGCAGGTGATCATCGCGTTCAGCGCGCGGATGGCGCCCGCCCTGCGCGTGCTCGTCTTCGTCAGCGGCTTGATCTCGACGTTGCTCGCTGTGCTGTGTTTCAGCGGCGGCAATTCGGCACTGCTGCTGTCGTTCTGGGTCGGCCTGGCCTGGTCGGTGCGCGGCATCTGTCACGCCACCGTCGCGGTGTGGGCGCCCGAGCTGCGCGGCAGCGGCAGGCAGGAGGTGTTCGGCCTGTTCACCCTGCTCCTCGGTCTCGTGGTCGGCGTGCTGCCGTTCGACTCGCTGGACGTGCTCGGACTGGTGGTCGGCCTGCTGCTGATCGTGATCGCGACGATGGAGGTGCTCAGCGTCGCCGCGGTCCGGCAGGGCGTGCTCGATCTGTCCGGGCTGTCGCGGCCGCGCGCGGTACGCCTCGACCCCTGA